The Bacteroidota bacterium genome includes the window TAAATTTTCCTCACCGGTCATATACGGATAGAAATTGGGGTTTTCCAATAATGCTCCGATTCTTTTTAGGTGTTTATGTGAGGGTTGTTGAGAAAACCAAAAGTATTCACCCTCTGTTCTGTTTATAATGCCAAGGATTATCCCCAATGTTGTGGTTTTACCGCTTCCGTTTGGACCTAAGAGGCCATAAACGTTCCCTTTTTTTATTTCGAAACTCACATTATTAATAGCGTATTTGGAGCCATACTTTTTGGAGAGTTCTTTTATAGATAATACTGTTTCCAAGTTGATTTGTGTTAAATTTAAGTCAATTATTAGTGAGATATTATTTCTAAAGAGACGAATATAATTTAAAATTGTAACATATCATTGATTAAAATTTTAGTTCATTAGTTATATTTATTTAAGTTTGTGTGAGAGTTTATACTAAAATACTCTCAACCCTATCAAACTATTGAAAGTTTATGAAGCAAAAGATAGATAATGCATTTAGGTACAATAATACAATTTACAGAGTTATTGTACTGCTAATAACAATATCACTGATTACTTATTGGATGCCAAAAGGAGGACAATTCGATTTTGAATATCAACAGGGGAAACCATGGTTATTCGAAGACTTGTTAGCGCCTTTTGATTTTGCAATATCCAAGTCGGATGAAGAGTTGAAATCTGAGGTTAATGAGGTTAAGGCTAAATCGAAGTTATATTTTGTATATGATGAAAAGATCAGTAACAATGTATTTGAAAACTTTAAAATTAAAATAGACAGATTAGGGAGTGAGAGAGCTTTTGAAGGTAAATACCTTAAAAGGATGTTGAAGTTTGGTGAGGAGCAACTTCAAACAGTTTACCAGTTTGGGATATTGGCAAAAGACGAAACTCTTAAAGTACCTAATAAAAAGCGTAAAGTAATATTGCTGAAAGACAATATAGCCAATGATATAAGTTTTGAAAATTTCCATACAATCAATTCGGCTCTTCAATATATAGATCAACGCATATATTTTTCGGAATTTGTAGATGATAAGGCTTTTTTTGATGAGATATTTATAGGGGTCTTACAACAAAATGTTCAATACGATGCCAGCAAGACCCAGACAGGAATGGAGGAGGAGATAAGCAAGATTTCTCAGACCAGAGGTTTTGTGGCACAAAATACGAGAATAATTTCGAAGGGAGATATAGTTGAAGGCGAAGCCCTGAATAAACTTAACAGCCTAAAGGCCGAGTATGAGTCGAAAGTGCTTAGTGAAAGAGATTATATATGGATTACTATAGGTCATGTTATTAAAGTTTCGGTATTATTAATAATGCTACTGCTTTTTCTGTTTCAGTTCAAGCATGATGTTTTTGATGATAATAACAAAACATCGTTTGTATATCTTAATTTATTGATGATGGTTGGGATGGCTGCAATGGTAATTCATTATGAGCCAAAGCTTATTTATATTGTACCGGTAAGTATAGTTCCGATTGTTCTAAAATCATTTTTCGATTCAAGGCTGGGTTTAATGACACATATTATTGTTGTTCTTCTGATAGGTTTTATGGCTCCCAATCCTTTTGAATACAGTTTTATACAAATTTCAGCGGGTATAGTAACAGTGTTAACCGTATCAACCGATCACAGGCGTGCCAGTATGTTTATTTCGGTTGGACAGATTACCATGATTTACTTTATAACTTATTTTGCCTATTCAATTTCCCAAACAGGAAGTCTGACAGGACTTAACTACATGAACTTCTTATTTTTTGCAATAAATGGATTATTGACTCTTTTTTCACAGCCATTGATTTATTTGTACGAGAAAAGTTTTAAGCTTGTTTCTGATGTATCCTTACTGGAATTGTCCGATACAAATAGTGAACTGATGAAAATGTTGAGCGATAAAGCACCGGGAACCTTTCAACATTCGTTGATGGTAGCAAATATTGCCGAGTCGGCTGCAAACGAGATTGGAGCTAATGCACGATTAGTGCGTACTGGAGCCTTGTATCACGATATCGGAAAAATGAATAATCCCTTATTTTTTATAGAAAATCAGCAAACACATGTTAATCCACATGATGAATTAGATCCTAAAGAGAGTGCCAATATTATTATTAATCATGTGTTGGATGGGATTGAAATAGCTAAGAAGTACAATATTCCGGACAGGATTATTGATTTTATCAGGACTCATCATGGAGCATCAATGGTCTATTATTTCTATAAACAGTATGAAGAAACTTCGAATGATACATTGTTGAGTGATAAGTCTTTTAGATATCCGGGACCAATACCATATTCGAAGGAAACAGCCATACTGATGATGTCTGATGCTTTGGAGGCTGCATCCAGAAGTTTAAAAAGCTATGATTCAAAGTCTATTGGCGGATTAGTTGATAAGATTGTTTCAAAGCAAATGGAAGAAGGCCAGTTTTTAAATTCTAATATTACTTTCCGTGAAATAGAAATGGTGAAACGGGTAATCACTAAAAAACTCCTTAATATTTACCACGCAAGGATCGAATACCCTGATTAAATAAGGTGTTTACGTTTTTTTTTACTATGTAAATATGTGTTAATGAGATTGCTGAAAAAAAGCTTGTAAAAAAGTACTAATATTGTTTGCACAGTATTAAAACACGCGTTACATTTGCACTCGCAAAAACAAAGAAACAGAGTTCTTAAAAATACTGAATAAATAAAGAAATTGGAAAGGTGGCTGAGTGGCTGAAAGCGGCACCCTGCTAAGGTGTTATACTCGCAAGGGTATCGGGGGTTCGAATCCCCCTCTTTCCGCAAATCTTTTTTTAGTTGAGATTTTAGTTTTAAGAAGCGTAGAAAGTTCACTTTCTTAAACTTCGTAAACTAAAAGATCGAAAAAAGATTTGATTCAATAAGGAAATGTTAGGATATGTAATCCCCCTCTTTCCGCAAATCTTTTTTTAGTTGAGATTTTAGTTTTAAGAAGCGTAGAAAGTTCACTTTCTTAAACTTCGTAAACTAAAAGATCGAAAAAAGATTTGATTCAATAAGGAAACCAAGGGATCGCGTAGCAATCCCCATCCTTAAAGAAATTTCTTAATTTATTACATGGTCAGGTCACGTAGCTCAGCTGGATAGAGCATCTGCCTTCTAAGCAGACGGTCACAGGTTCGAATCCTGTCG containing:
- a CDS encoding HDIG domain-containing metalloprotein — encoded protein: MKQKIDNAFRYNNTIYRVIVLLITISLITYWMPKGGQFDFEYQQGKPWLFEDLLAPFDFAISKSDEELKSEVNEVKAKSKLYFVYDEKISNNVFENFKIKIDRLGSERAFEGKYLKRMLKFGEEQLQTVYQFGILAKDETLKVPNKKRKVILLKDNIANDISFENFHTINSALQYIDQRIYFSEFVDDKAFFDEIFIGVLQQNVQYDASKTQTGMEEEISKISQTRGFVAQNTRIISKGDIVEGEALNKLNSLKAEYESKVLSERDYIWITIGHVIKVSVLLIMLLLFLFQFKHDVFDDNNKTSFVYLNLLMMVGMAAMVIHYEPKLIYIVPVSIVPIVLKSFFDSRLGLMTHIIVVLLIGFMAPNPFEYSFIQISAGIVTVLTVSTDHRRASMFISVGQITMIYFITYFAYSISQTGSLTGLNYMNFLFFAINGLLTLFSQPLIYLYEKSFKLVSDVSLLELSDTNSELMKMLSDKAPGTFQHSLMVANIAESAANEIGANARLVRTGALYHDIGKMNNPLFFIENQQTHVNPHDELDPKESANIIINHVLDGIEIAKKYNIPDRIIDFIRTHHGASMVYYFYKQYEETSNDTLLSDKSFRYPGPIPYSKETAILMMSDALEAASRSLKSYDSKSIGGLVDKIVSKQMEEGQFLNSNITFREIEMVKRVITKKLLNIYHARIEYPD